The following coding sequences lie in one Pseudomonas syringae CC1557 genomic window:
- the fadD1 gene encoding long-chain-fatty-acid--CoA ligase FadD1 — MIENFWKDKYPSGIPVDINPDEYPNVQAVLKQSCERFADKPAFSNLGKTITYGELYELSGAFAAWIQQYTDLQPGDRIAVQLPNLLQYPIAVFGAIRAGLIVVNTNPLYTAREMEHQFNDSGAKALVCLANMAHLAEKVVPKTQIKTVIITEVADILSPFKRLLINSVIKYVKKMVPAYHLPQAIRFNDILAKGRGQPVTDIAPAAADVAVLQYTGGTTGVAKGAMLTHRNLIANMLQCRALMASNLNEGCEILITPLPLYHIYAFTYHCMAMMLLGNHNVLISNPRDLPAMVKELSKWKFSGFVGLNTLFVALCNNEGFRNLDFSALKVTLSGGMALQQAAAERWKQVTDCPICEGYGMTETSPVATVNPIQNIQMGTIGIPVPSTLCKVIDDAGSEVAFGERGELCIKGPQVMKGYWQRQDATDEMLDAEGWLKTGDIAIIQPDGYIRIVDRKKDMILISGFNVYPNELEDVLATLPGVLQCAAIGVPDEKSGESIKVFVVAKPGVTLTKEKVMEHMRANLTGYKVPRSVEFRDVLPTTNVGKILRRELRDEEMKKLGVKK, encoded by the coding sequence ATGATTGAAAACTTCTGGAAGGATAAGTACCCGTCCGGTATCCCCGTCGATATCAATCCCGATGAGTACCCCAATGTCCAGGCGGTCCTTAAGCAGTCCTGCGAGCGTTTCGCCGACAAACCGGCATTCAGCAATCTGGGCAAGACCATCACCTATGGCGAGTTGTATGAGCTGTCCGGCGCATTCGCGGCCTGGATCCAGCAGTACACCGATCTGCAGCCAGGTGACCGTATCGCCGTGCAACTGCCCAACCTGTTGCAGTACCCGATCGCCGTTTTTGGTGCCATTCGCGCCGGCTTGATCGTGGTCAACACCAACCCGCTGTACACCGCGCGGGAAATGGAACACCAGTTCAACGACTCCGGCGCCAAGGCGCTGGTGTGTCTGGCCAACATGGCGCATCTGGCCGAAAAGGTCGTGCCCAAGACCCAGATCAAGACAGTGATCATCACCGAAGTGGCCGACATTTTGTCGCCGTTCAAGCGCTTGCTGATAAACAGCGTCATCAAGTATGTGAAGAAAATGGTTCCGGCCTACCACTTGCCGCAGGCCATCAGGTTCAACGACATCCTTGCCAAGGGCCGTGGCCAGCCGGTTACCGATATAGCGCCCGCTGCCGCAGATGTTGCTGTGCTGCAATACACCGGCGGCACCACCGGGGTTGCGAAAGGGGCAATGCTGACCCACCGCAACCTGATCGCCAACATGCTCCAGTGCCGGGCGCTGATGGCTTCCAACCTCAATGAGGGTTGCGAAATCCTCATCACGCCGCTGCCGCTGTATCACATCTACGCTTTTACCTATCACTGCATGGCAATGATGTTGCTTGGCAACCACAACGTCCTGATCAGCAACCCGCGTGACCTGCCGGCGATGGTCAAGGAACTGTCGAAATGGAAGTTCAGCGGTTTTGTCGGCCTCAATACGCTGTTCGTGGCGCTGTGCAATAACGAGGGCTTCCGCAATCTTGATTTTTCAGCGCTGAAAGTCACGCTGTCCGGCGGTATGGCCTTGCAACAGGCCGCTGCCGAACGTTGGAAGCAGGTCACCGACTGCCCGATCTGCGAAGGTTACGGCATGACCGAGACCAGCCCGGTGGCGACGGTCAATCCAATCCAGAACATTCAGATGGGCACCATCGGCATTCCGGTGCCTTCGACACTGTGCAAAGTCATTGATGATGCGGGCAGCGAGGTTGCGTTCGGTGAGCGCGGAGAGCTGTGCATCAAAGGGCCGCAGGTCATGAAAGGCTACTGGCAGCGCCAGGACGCCACTGACGAAATGCTGGATGCCGAAGGCTGGCTCAAGACCGGCGATATCGCGATCATCCAGCCAGATGGCTACATCCGGATTGTCGACCGCAAGAAGGACATGATTCTGATCTCCGGATTCAACGTCTACCCCAACGAGCTGGAAGACGTACTCGCCACGCTGCCCGGCGTACTGCAATGTGCGGCAATCGGTGTGCCGGATGAGAAGTCCGGTGAAAGCATCAAGGTCTTCGTCGTCGCCAAGCCCGGCGTGACGCTGACCAAAGAGAAAGTCATGGAACACATGCGCGCCAATCTGACCGGTTACAAGGTCCCGCGTAGCGTTGAGTTCCGCGATGTATTGCCCACCACCAACGTCGGCAAGATCCTGCGTCGCGAGTTGCGTGATGAGGAAATGAAAAAGCTGGGTGTGAAGAAGTAG